The genome window tatttactgtgcatacagtgctctgcctgaatacaaggagagggcaccagatctcattatagatggttgtgagccaccatgtggttgctgggaattgaactcagaacctctggaagaacggccagtgttcttaacctcagagccatctctccagcccatctaaatatttttaaagcatcatGCTTGCCAGTCAGTAATTCTTTTTTCCCCTAGTATCAGGGAATAAAGTCAGGACCTCACACATGGGCAGGCACTCTATACTAGCAATATCCCCAGTTGTGCACACACTAGATAAACATTAAGTAACAAAAACTAATAGTCAGAGCTTTACTAGGAAATGCCATATACAGCCCTGTAGCTGAGGATGTCATTcagctccatcctcctgcctccatctcccaagtgctgggcgtcaccacactcagttttatgcagtgctaggatcaaacccagggcctcatgcacactaggcaagcactctaccaactgagctagccccTACCATGCCACTTAAAGCAAGTGTTTGAGCTAGCCCCTACCATGCCATTTAAAGCAAGCGTTTGAGCTAGCCCCTACCATGCCATTTAAAGCAAGTGTTTGAGCTAGCCCCTACCATGCCATTTAAAGCAAGCGTTTGGCAAGTCTTTAAAGCAGGTATgctggtgcatgtctgtaaccctggcactcaggagggagaagcaggaggattgctgccagCCTTGTTTACACAGGGCACCAGTCCAGTCTCCATAGTGAATTCCCAGCCAGTCAGGGCTCATAACAAGACACTATCTCACACAATCTCAAACAAAAAGTAACTTTCTAGTCTTCTGCTGGGTTGAACACTCttcaaaactcttttttttttttttaggcctgCTGTAGGCAAGCACTTTGACAAACCTTCTCCTTTAAGTTTCCTGTCACATTTAAGCTAAGGAAACAACATCAGAAAGGAGAATCCATGTTGATCTATCCTGATTAGTACGGGCTGGCCTGTGCACAAGGCTTGGCTGTTCGGCACGATGGCACACTACCTTCTGTCAGCCCGGGAACGGACACTAGTTCTCTCCAGGCAGGCCTGCCAGGAAGCCATGCTATTGGAAATCTCCGACAGGGAAGGCGACTCCAGGGACACTTCTCCTACCTGAATCAGATATGCTGCTACCATCGTGGCACTTCTGGATCGCCCAGCCTTACAATGCACGTAGACACAATGGCCCAGTGACTGGTACTTGAGAGCAAACTGGACTCCTCTGTGGAGGTTGGCCAAGGTGGGGACCCCCGTCATGTCAACTGTGCTGAGACGGAGCTGCTCGACGCCCGCTTTCTTCCATTCCTAGAGCCAGGTCCACCGCACAAAAAGGGAAATCAGACAAGTGTGAGGTGAATGGTTTGAACAGGGGGTCCCCAAGGAACAGCAAGCAAGTTCCAGGGGTTATTATAATGTGACTCTTTCCTAGACCAGAAATGCCTTGGAAACAGCCAACTTTTGGCAGGCAGTAGTGGTGCCcgccttaatctcagcactcgggaggcagaggcaggcggatctctgaatttgagcccagcctgggctacagagtgagttccaggacagccagggctatacagagaaacactgttttgaaaaacaaacaaacaaaaaaacaaaatgaatagctGACCTTCCATTAAGCAGACATGCTGCTATTTGAGTTACGTTCAAATATTCTCTAGATGCTTTAAACCTCAGTTACAAAATATTAGCTCCATAAAGTTCAGCtgtgggtctggagagagagctcagtgactAAGAGGACCCTGAACCCACTTTCCATCACCCACACTGGgaggcttacagccatctgtaagcacctgcccacacagacacataattgaAGAATCTTTAGTCAGGGGTAGTGGCAAACactaactccagcacttgggaggcaaacgCTCGAGGATATCTATGAATTTgagtctacataaagagttccaagttccagaccagccacagctacatagtgagacagtgtctcaaaacaaaacaaacaaaacatcagaacaacaaaaatgcatttaaaaaattcagctTCAGAAGTtatggggctgaggatgtagttcagtggtggagtgccTGGTAAATGAAGCCCTGAGAGACTTCCAGTACCACTTAATGTTGCAAAGCTGTGTTTTTGCCTTATTTGGGACCTATACTGTGATCCAGCTGTAGACAAGGATAGTATAGTTTGctgtaaatacataaatctttttacCATTTTTGAGGGGTACATAGTAAAAGAAATGGGGTTATCTGATAGTTAAAACCACACAGGAGTGTGGGGCTCATGCCCAAAATCCCAACTCTAGGATGGCTGGAGCAGGATACACTGTGAgtggagttcaaggctatctatCCTAAGCTACAGAATAAAACTCCCTTCAccctataaaacaaaacaaaacaaaatatctacCTGCCTTTGTGTGTTATTTAAGAAGTAActagagaaatgaaataaagccTTTGCCACATTAAGACAATTGTATTTTTGCTTTAAGACTTCAAGTACACTCTAGCTACTCTTACTAActtctttggtggtggtggttggctttcaattctcactatgtagccaaggatgcctAAGagctgatgctcctgcctccacttcccagatgccaaaattacaggtgtgcacccccatgTCGAGCTCCTTGCTACTCTTAGCAAGTCCTTGCAACTTAATGAGTGCATGAAGGCCACTCTAATCCCACCGATCAAATGAACAAAACCCGAAAGCACATTTCTGCTTGTACAGCAACCGAACCAGAACCACTTCCAGAGTTGTTAGTACTCAAGAGTCCTGAGTCAGACTATCTGGGGCTGGAGGtgagaacttgctatgtagcaagGCTGCCAGAGGATCCTTAGACACACTGAAATGCAGCCATGCCTTGGCAAAGATTTCTTACCTCTAGGCTAGTGGGCTGACAAGCTCCGTCTTACAAATGCCAGTGCCTCACATTCAGAGACCAGGCATTGTCTGTATAGCTTCAGTCACCCCTGCATTTATACAACTGACTACATTAGTGAATACCAACTCTGATAGCTAGTGACCCCTTGAGACCTGGTGACAGCACCCGGGGAAATTCAAGGAACAGTGACACGCTCTTTTGtgtgtctcccccctcccccttttctttttcttttctcggAAAGGGCCTCATATAGCCTACATAAGTCTCGAACTCATATGTGACCCAGGTGAACTTGAAtctctgaccctcctgcttctatctccggtgctgggattatgggctcTGCACCACTACCACACCTGTTTTCTGTTCCACACTGGGCTTCACATacactaggcaagcattttatcaactgaaATACGTTCCCCAGTCTGTTCTGCAGTTTTTCAATGATAACTTATTGACACAGAATATATAATAAGGAATGTATATATATTGACATAGTATATATaataagacagggtttctctgcatagccttggctgtcctgtaactcaccaggctggccctgaactcagggacccaccagcctctgccctccaagtgctgggattaaaagtgtgccactatgcctggtcaGAGAGGGagtgtgcttttttcttttttaaatctgtgtgaTTTTGTGTTTAACCAtaggctcatgtagcccaggctggcctcaagttcctgatcctcccacctgcacacacagagtgctgagccacatcccttcttttttttcattcattcattcattcattcattcattcatttatttgagacagggtttctctgtgtagccctggatgccctggaacaaCTCGCTCCATAGACTAGGCTGGACCTCTTAAAAAGGCGTTTTTTCTTAGAGTTGGCCTTCATCTCCAAAGCTAATACATTGCCTAATTCATACTTGGTGCTAAAGTAAGTGTTGAATGAGCATGAATGAAATCGGCAAGGCATACAAATCACAATTTTAATTACTGAGGTTAGTGACCAAAATCACAAACACAAGATGGGTGTATtagaacatgcctgtaatctcagtacttgagaaatggaggcaggataATCAGATCAAGTTCATCATCgacttaagaccctgtctcaaaataaacaacaacaaaaaaagtaacatatatgtgcacataaagAACTGCAtcccaggggttggggatttagctcagtggtagagtgcttgcctagcaagcacaaggccctgggttcaatcctcagctccgggaaattaaacaaaacaaaacaaaacaaaaacatagaccATCTTGGACTGGAACTTCCAACGATCCTCCTCTTGCCTTGCCTACTCGAGATGGAAGTCCAGGAGTGAGACACCCACACCGGGTTAGCTCGCTCTCTTTTTCAGACAGTGCCCAGGCCACTTCTGATCCTGCCTCAAGCCACCTGAGTCGCCCGAGCTCCAGACCCGCACGACTTCCTTCTGCTTTGATCAACTTCGGCGGCTTTCCACCTGCAGCCATTTAACTTGCTGCGCATACTCAATGCTTGAGAAGGCAACTCGGCGTCTTCTGCCACTCACTCGTCTGGGAGACACAGTCACCCGCCGCGTCCCACCTCGCCCTAGCTTCCCCCAGCTCTCACCAGCCCGAGCCCCCCCCCGGGCAGGCTGGCGGGGCCGGGCCCCCACCCGGCTCCTCACCTTCGCGGTGTTACACAGGAATCGAGTCTCGTACTCTTCGTTCATGGTGATCACCCCGCGCACGTTCTCGTCCAGTACCAGCTGCCGAAGCAAAGAGGGGGCTCAGCGAGGGCCGTGGGGCGCTCGCCGAGGCCCGGGGCCCGctcccggcccggcccggcccggcggCCTCTCTCACCCGGCGCGTCATGCTCCGCAGCGGCAGCGCGCCCAGCAGCACCGTGTGGTCGATGCGGTGGTACCAGTCGCGGTGTGCTGGGCCGCGCACCCTCCCGCGGAACACGGTGTAGAGCAGCGTCGGGTAGAAGAGCACCCGGGCCAGGCCGGCCTCCAGCCACGCGGAAGCCGCCatcccgccccaccccaccaggCGCAGCGGCGAGCCGCCCGCCCCCGGGCTCGCGGCCAGCCACCGCGAGAAGGACGCGGAGGACGGGAGCCGCGGGCTGCCCAGCTCCTCCCGACCCTCGGAGGAAGCTGGCTCCCCGCGGTCCCCGCCGGGCCTTGGGGTTCCGGGGACCGACACCATGGCTCCCGAGGAGAGGCGCcgcgcgggggtggggtgggggactggaACGGCAGCGAGAGAAGGTGAAACCGTGACCCTGCCTAGGGAGGAGGGCCCGCTCTCCAACCCCTGGCCCGGGGCGGGGGAGGCTGGGCAGCAGAGAGGCTCCTCTAAGCCCGGGGAAGCCCTGCAGGACCTGGCTCTGGGGTGAGCGGTGGCGGACGGGGAACCTGCCTGATGGATGGCCTGCGGTCTATCTagtcttctttctttgttgagaccATGGCACACTATGTAGCCCTCAATGCCTTGTACTGGCTATGGAGACAAGGCTGGCCCAAAACACAACAaagagatactcctgcctctgccctcccagtgctgggattaatggcactGCCACCAAGTCTCAGAATCTCCTTCTTCTTCACATCAAGTCCCACACCGTACCTGACCAAACCAGAATATACATAGTGTGAAACATACATATtaaagattaagaaaaataatttttgccgggcggtggtggcgcacgcctttaatcccagcactggggaggcagaggcaggcggatctctgtaaatttgacgccagcctggtctacagagcgagttccaggacaggctccaaagaaagaaagaaagaaagaaagaaaaataattttctccatagtactattgtctttatttttttttcctgtattccATGTCTTTcactagaagaaaaatattaaagccTATCATAGTGGCAcacgattttaatcccagcacttgggaggcagagacaggtggatctctgtgagttcaaggttggctggtctacagagtgagttccaggacagccagagctacaaagtgaatccttgtcttgaaaaaacacacacaaaaagaaaaaatatatatagtatttgactctaaaataagccaggcacacatatgccaatagctaggcaggagaaaggataggtggggctggcagaaagaatgaataggaaaagaaatctacactagagaacaagagagagagaaagggtagagaaaaggagaagaaggggaggacgccaggggccagccacacagccagccacagagaaataagtaaagaaagatatataatataaagaaaggtaaaaatcccagaggcaaaacaggagaagagagatgggttaatttaagaaaagctagctagaaacaagccaagctaaggtcaggcattcataagtaagaataagtctctgtgtatttatttgggagctaggtggcaggcccccaaagagcaaagagtaaacaaacaaacaacaacaacaaaaaaaaccccaactgtGTGTGCTTTCggacatgggcacacacatgggtgtttgcctgcatgtatgcctgggcATCACCTGGGTGCAATGCCCAAGGAGGCTAAATAGGGCGTTGGAACCCATaggactggagttatgggcagttgttACCCTCAGTGTgaatgctggaaatcaaactagGGTCCCTGCAAGAgtaagtagccagtgctcttaactgtggagccatctctccacatttctctagccccaagaagacaattcttttttgttttgtgtcgtgacttctttttttcaagactgggcttctttgtgtagccttgggagtcctggaactagctctgtagaccagtctggactcaaacccacagagatctgcctgcctctgcttcctaaatgctgggattaaaggcatgtgctaccaccacgtCATGAGCATTTTCATAATAAGCTGAAACATGGAATAAACTTAACTAATATAGAAACTAATATTGAAACTCATATAGAAAATATCTAAAGTGTACAAATGACATTTTAGTGTTTGAATTTTGGAGTGGGGGGGcatttgacagggtctcactatgtagccctggttgtcctggaactccctgtgtagactaggctggcctcatactcagagatctgcctgcttctgcctccccagtgctgtgactaaaggtgtgtgccaccttgcccaGCTGGCAGcatattattcttttaaattttacttgtttattttatgtatatgggtgttttgtctgcatgtgtatctgtgtaccacatgcatgcctggattccaaggagaccagaagaaggcattggacctctagaactgaagttatagatgattgtgaactgccatatgggtgctgggaacctaacctgggtcctctccaagaacaacaagtgctcttaacatctgagtcaACCTCTCCAGTCCtcgaatttatttttttatttttttatttttattttttttgagatagggtttctctgtgtggccttggctgtcttagaccaggccggcctccagctcacagagatctatctttgtttcctgagtgctgggattggaggtgtgtgccaccactacctggcttttctttctttttttcttttctttcttttttttccccaccattctatttttttaaactttattttatgtgcactggtatgaaggcatcagatcccctggaagtggagttacagacagttttgagctgccatttgggtgctgggaattaaactcaggtcctctggaagagcagtcagtgctcttaaccactgagcatctcccccccccattttacttttaatgcatctaaactataattttatttactgtttggtaacctgcttttttttttcatcaaggGTCTGGTGGCTCCTGTCTCTAACAacagcactgggaggtagaggcaggagaagcaggaagagaagatCCTCCTGAGCTATGTGTATAATGAGTCGGAGGACAGGCTGGACTACATACACCAGGAAagaaggaggggtggggaaggaggaagaaaaaaagaagtgggtTGCTCAGTCTGAATGTTTCAGACACTCTCCCagtactttgtttttcttctttgaattgcATTTCAGGATAATTAAATATCTTTTTGATGATGGAAAGTTCCCTtttgtgaggatgaggaactaaaAGTTCTTTATAGAAGATGTcctgttgccgggtggtggtggcagatgcctttaatcccagt of Peromyscus maniculatus bairdii isolate BWxNUB_F1_BW_parent chromosome 4, HU_Pman_BW_mat_3.1, whole genome shotgun sequence contains these proteins:
- the Ptpmt1 gene encoding phosphatidylglycerophosphatase and protein-tyrosine phosphatase 1 isoform X2, giving the protein MVSVPGTPRPGGDRGEPASSEGREELGSPRLPSSASFSRWLAASPGAGGSPLRLVGWGGMAASAWLEAGLARVLFYPTLLYTVFRGRVRGPAHRDWYHRIDHTVLLGALPLRSMTRRVREAAGPGRAGSGPRASASAPRPSLSPLFASAAGTGRERARGDHHERRVRDSIPVELFQGAQLEPRGGYRSHRQNPLTHLHQAEPAASSPRVPQGDRCKGSQEKLTASLTDTPRM
- the Ptpmt1 gene encoding phosphatidylglycerophosphatase and protein-tyrosine phosphatase 1 isoform X1, translating into MVSVPGTPRPGGDRGEPASSEGREELGSPRLPSSASFSRWLAASPGAGGSPLRLVGWGGMAASAWLEAGLARVLFYPTLLYTVFRGRVRGPAHRDWYHRIDHTVLLGALPLRSMTRRLVLDENVRGVITMNEEYETRFLCNTAKEWKKAGVEQLRLSTVDMTGVPTLANLHRGVQFALKYQSLGHCVYVHCKAGRSRSATMVAAYLIQVHNWSPEEAIEAIAKIRSHISIRPNQLQVLQEFHKEIAARAAKKN